The sequence GGCGTCGACATCGCCGACGCACGGGTGATCGATCCATTCACCAGCGAGTGGCGTGACGAGTTCGCCGACGGGTACGCGAGGCTCCGCGGCCACCGGGGCGTTACCCGGGACCTCGCCCACGACATCGTGCCCCAGCCGAACTACTTCGGCACGATGATGGTCTGGGCCGGGTACGCCGATGGCATGGTCTCCGGCGCCACCCACACCACCGCCGCCACCATCCGCCCCGCCTTCGAGATCATCCGCAATCTACCCGACGTCTCCATCGCCTCCAGCGTCTTCTTCATGCTGCTCGCCGACCGGGTACTCGTCTACGGCGACTGCGCGGTCAATCCCGACCCGGACGCCGCCCAACTCGCCGACATCGCGATCTCGTCCGCCGACACCGCCGTCCGGTTCGGCATCGAGCCGCGGGTGGCGATGCTGTCGTACTCGACCGGCAGCTCCGGGACCGGTGCCGACGTGGAGAAGGTCGCGGAGGCCACTCGACGGGTTCGGGAGCGCCGACCGGATCTGCTGGTCGAGGGGCCGATCCAGTACGACGCCGCGATCGACCCGGCGGTGGCGGCGACCAAGCTGCCCGGCAGCACGGTCGCCGGCCGGGCGACGGTCTTCGTCTTCCCGGACCTGAACACGGGCAACAACACGTACAAGGCGGTGCAGCGCTCCGCCCGAGCGGTGGCGGTCGGGCCGGTTATGCAGGGGCTACGCCGGCCGGTGAACGACCTTTCCCGGGGTGCGACCGTCCCGGACATCGTCAACACGGTGGCGATCACCGCGATCCAGGCCGGAGAGGCGGGCACATGAGCCGGGTACTGGTACTCAACTGTGGGTCGTCGTCGGTCAAGTGGCGGCTCTACGACGGCGACGAACTCCTCGACCGGGGTGCCGTCGAGCGGATCGGCGAACCCCGGGGCGGGCCGGCCGACCACGGCACCGCCGTCCGGGGGATCCTCGCCGAGCTCGACCTGACCGGGCTCACCGCCGTCGGGCACCGGGTGGTGCACGGTGGACGGCGCTTCGGCGAGCCGGTTCTGATCAACGATGCGGTGCTCACCGCGATCCGGGAGTTGGTGCCACTCGCCCCGCTACACAACCCCGCCAACCTGGCCGGCATCGAGGTCGCCCGGGCGACGCTGCCCGATGTCCCCCAGGTCGCCGTCTTCGACACCGCCTTCCACACCACGCTGCCCGAGTCCGCCGCCACATACGCGATCGACCGGGCGACGGCCGACCGGTACGGCATCCGGCGGTACGGCTTCCACGGCACCTCCCACGCGTACGTCTCCCGACGCACGGCGGAGGTGCTGGGTCGTCCGTACGCCGACACCAACACCATCACCCTGCACCTGGGCAACGGCGCGAGCGCCGCCGCCGTCGCCGGCGGGCGCAGCGTGGCCACCTCGATGGGGATGTCCCCGCTCGAGGGGCTGGTCATGGGTACCCGGAGCGGCGACGTGGACCCGACAGTGATCTTCCACCTGCGGCGGGAGGGCGGGCTGGGCGTGGACGACATCGACGACCTACTCAACCACCGCAGCGGCCTGTACGGGCTCACCGGCGCCAACGACATGCGCGAGGTGCTCGCCCGCCGGGCGGACGGCGACCAGGCCGCCGTCCTCGCCTTCGACGTGTACTGCCGCCGGATCACCAGCTACGTCGGGGCGTACTACGCGCTGCTCGGCCGGGTGGACGCGGTGACCTTCACCGCCGGCGTCGGCGAGCACGCCGCCCCCGTCCGCGCGGCGGCCCTGGCCGGACTGGAGCGACTCGGTATCACGATCGATCCGGAGCGCAACGCCGGCAGTGGCGACCGGGTCATCTCACCGGACGGGAGCGAGGTGGCGGTCTGCGTCATCGGCACCGACGAGGAGCGGGAGATCGCCCGCGCCGCCCGGGAGGTGACAGACCGGGGCTGACGTTCGTTGGTAGCGCCGGCCCGGTCCGTGCCCGGCGCTACCAACGGGCGGTCGAGTCCCAGCCGGACTCAGCTACGGGAGCGCCAGGCACGCGTCGCTCAGGCCGCGTGGTCGACGACCACCTTGCCGAAGACGTCGCCGGAGTGCAGGCGGGCGAATGCCTCCTCGACCGTGGTGAACGGCACCACACGGTCCACCACCGGGCGCAGCCCCCGCTCGGCGCAGAAGGCCAGCAGCGCGGCCAGCTCGTCTGGGGTGCCCATGGAGGTGCCGAGGATCTCCAACTGCATGGCGAAGACACGGCGCAGGTTGACTTTCGGTTCGTACCCGGCGGTAGCGCCAGAGACCACGATCCGGGCCATGGGCGCGGCTGACTTCAGCGAGTGATCGAAGGTCGCGGCACCGACCGTCTCGATCACCAGGTCCACCCGCTCCGGCAGCCGGGCACCCGGTTCGACAGCGGTCGCGCCGAGCGCCGCGACCCGCTCCCGCTTGGCGGCGTCCCGGCTGGTCGCATAGACCCGCTTACCCATCGCGGCGGCGAGCGCGACGGCCGCGGTGGCCACGCCTCCACCCGCCCCCTGCACCAGCACGGCGGCGGCCTCGTCCACCCGGCCCCGGGTGGTGAGCATCCGCCACGCGGTCAGCCAGGCGGTGGGCAGGCAGGCCGCATCCGTCGCCGCCAGGCCCGTCGGCAGTGGCAGCAGGTTCGCCCGGGGTACGGCGACCCGTTCGGCCAGCGTGCCCGGGAAGTGCTCGGAGAGAATCGAGATCCCGCGTGGATCGCTCGGGGTGGGGATCACCGGGTAGACGACCACCGGGGTGCCGTCCGGGTCAACGCCGGTCGCGTCGCAGCCCAGGATCATCGGCAGCTGCTCCGCGCGCAGTCCGACGCCGCGCAGCGACCAGAGATCGTGGTGATTGAGCGAACTGGCGGTGACCTGGATGGTCACCCAGTCGTCGCCGTGGTGCGCGGGTTCAGGCCGCTCGCCGACGGTGAGCGCGGCGAGCGGGTTGGCGTCGTCGAAGCTGGAGGCGAAGGCAGCACGCATGATCGGCACGGTAACAACACAGGCGGATGACCAGAAGGCCCGTTGCCGTGTTCCAGGCGACACGTCGGGCTCCGCCGCCGTGCGAAACCCGCCGCCCGCGCCTACCGGGTGACGCCGTCGCGCCGCGCGGCCTCCGCGACGGCCTCGGCCACAGCGGGTGCCACCCGCGGGTCGAGTGGTGACGGGACGATCGCCTCGGGTGCGAGCGAGTCGGCCACCACCCCGGCGATCGCGTCCGCCGCGGCCACCTTCATGCCATCGGTGATCCGGGTGGCCCGGGCGTCCAGCGCACCGCGGAAGACACCGGGGAAGGCGAGCACGTTGTTGATCTGGTTGGGGTGGTCACTCCGACCGGTGGCGACCACCGCGACGTGCTGGGCGGCCACCCGCGGATGCACCTCGGGGGTGGGGTTGGCCAGGGCGAAGACGATCCCGCCCGGAGCCATGCCGGCCACTGCCGCCTCGGGGATCTGGCCACCAGAGACACCGATCAGCACGTCGGCGCCGCGCAGCGCCTCGGCCACGTCGCCCCGCCGGCCGTCGCCGTTGGTCAGCTCCGCCAGCTCGGCCTTGGTGCCGGTGAGACCTTCGCGGTGCTGCCCGAGGATGCCCCGGGAGTCACAGACCACCACCTGTTCCGGGTTCACTCCGCCGGCGACGAGCATCCTGGTCACCGCCACACCGGCGGCACCCGCGCCACTGATCGCCACCCGAAGGTCGCCGAGCTTTCGGTTGAGCAACGCCGCCGCGTTGCGAAGCGCGGCGAGCACGACGATCGCGGTGCCGTGCTGGTCGTCGTGGAAGACCGGGATGTCCAGCGCCTCGTCGAGGCGCCGCTCAACCTCGAAGCAACGCGGCGCGCTGATGTCCTCCAGGTTGATACCGCCGAAGGAGGGGGCGAGGGCCCGTACCGCTGCCACGATCTCGTCCACATCTTGCGTGTTCAGGCAGATCGGCACCGCGTCCACCCCGCCGAACTGTTTGAACAGCACGGCCTTACCCTCCATGACCGGCATCGCGGCGTGCGGGCCGATATTGCCGAGCCCCAGCACGGCGGAGCCGTCGGTGACGACCGCAACGGTGTGCCCGGCCCAGGTGTAGTCATCGGCGAGACGGGGGTCGGCGGCGATGGCCGCGCAGACCTGGGCCACCCCGGGGGTGTACGCCAGGGAGAGGTCTTCCCTACTGGTCAGTGGGACGGTCGAGGCGACGGCCAGCTTGCCGCCCCGATGCAGTCGGAAGACCGGGTCCGCGGGATCCACGGTGGACGATGACATTGGTGACTCCAGGATCTGTCGATGCAGACGGACCAGCCGTTCGGGCGCGAGGTGGGCGCTGACCGGCGGCGCGAGGTGTGGGGGTCACCCGGGACACCTGCCGAGCATAGTGTGGAGCATGCCCCCCGGATGTGAGTAGGGTCATACTCCAGGACGCCGCAGCAGCCGAGGCCGCGGCCAGTAGCGCGCCACCACCCGCCCCCAGATGTCCGCCCCACCGTACGCCCGCGAGTCGTCAGTGATCAACGGATTGTCGCCCACGAGCCACCAGCCCTCCGCGATCGGACCAACCGCCCGCTTGACCACCAGCAGGTCGGGACGACTCCGAAAGACCGCGACCACCACATCACCGGCCCGGATACCGCGGTCCCCACGGCGCACCAGCACCGCGTCGCCGTGCCGGAGCGTCGGCACCATGGAGGGACCCGTCACCAGGACGGCGGAGAGCGGCCACCGGGCAGCCGGCGGCAGGCACGGCGGGGGCGCGGGCATCCCGTTCACCTCCACCAGGTACGGCGTGCAAGTAATGTCGTGCTCGATCATCGCAAACTTCCCAGGAGGCTCCTGATGCGACTTCCACGCATCCTCACCCCCCGAGTGACCGCCAGCGCCCACTGCGACCTGCCATGCGGCGTCTACGACCCGGCGCAGGCCCGGATCGAGGCCGAGTCGGTGAAAATGATCTGCGAGAAGTACCAGGCCAACACCGACCCGGAGTTCCGCACCCGCGCCATCCTGATCAAGGAGCAGCGAGCCGAGCTGGTGAAGCACCACCTGTGGGTGCTGTGGACCGACTACTTCAAGCCGGCCCACTTCGAGAAGTACCCGCACCTGCACCTGCTCTTCAACGAGGCCACCAAGCTGGCCGGGGCGGCCGGCGCCAAGGGTGCGACCGATCCGGCGAAGGCCGACGAGTTGCTGCAGAAGATCGACGAGATCTCGAAGATCTTCTGGGAGACCAAGAAGGCGTAGGCGCAACGTCAATGGCGACGGCCGGCGCGTCCGCGGAGGTGCCGGCCGTCGCCGTGGTAACCGAGTCGGTGGTACCGGGTAGAGTCCCTGGCGGGGCGCTACCCCCGTTCGGGGTAGCGGGCGCCCCGGGGGGATGACACGTGACTCCGACGACCAGCCAGCCCGCCAGCGACGACGTGGTGCATCTGACCGTACCCGCGGACGGCGGCTACCTCAGCGTGCTCCGCACGGCCACCGCCGGGCTCGCGGCACGGCTGCAGTTCGCCCTCGACGAGATCGAGGATCTCCGCATCGCGGTTGACGAAGCGTGCGCCATGCTGCTGTCGATCGCCACCCAGCCCGCCGAGCTGGAGTGCCGGTTCTCCGTAACCGAGGATGCACTCGCCGTCGAGGTCACTGTGCCAACTCCCCGTGGTGCGCGCCTGCCGGCCGAGTCCTCCTTTGCCTGGAAGGTGCTCACCGCACTGACCACCTCGGCCGCCGCTACCACTGACAGCGACCGCGCGACCATCTCCCTGCTGACCCGTCGCGTCGCCGGTTAGGTCCGGATCCGTCGCCGGGCTGGGACCGGGTTGGCAGGTCGACGCAGAACCACCCGCTGCATCGGCGCCCAGCCCCACGCCGGGTGTGCCGGCGCTGGCCCATGACCGGACGACGCAACCGCCAGCACCCTTACTCGAAGCCGAGCGCACGGGTCGTCGGGGTGCTCAGCAGCAGGGCGGTGACGCCGAGGCCGAGTGCCATCAGTGGTCCGCCCAGCCAACCGAGCCCGCCCTGGATCATGAACCATCCGATCGGTAACAGCATGAGCTGAAGCACGATCGACGGAGCCCGCGCACCCGTCCGACGCCGGGCGAGCGCCCCACCCAGCGCCCAGAGCGCGGCCGCCGCACCAGCGGCGAACCCCGTCAGCAGCAGCGCGGACGCCAGGTCGACGGTGGGCGCCGCGAGGT comes from Salinispora tropica CNB-440 and encodes:
- a CDS encoding acetate/propionate family kinase encodes the protein MSRVLVLNCGSSSVKWRLYDGDELLDRGAVERIGEPRGGPADHGTAVRGILAELDLTGLTAVGHRVVHGGRRFGEPVLINDAVLTAIRELVPLAPLHNPANLAGIEVARATLPDVPQVAVFDTAFHTTLPESAATYAIDRATADRYGIRRYGFHGTSHAYVSRRTAEVLGRPYADTNTITLHLGNGASAAAVAGGRSVATSMGMSPLEGLVMGTRSGDVDPTVIFHLRREGGLGVDDIDDLLNHRSGLYGLTGANDMREVLARRADGDQAAVLAFDVYCRRITSYVGAYYALLGRVDAVTFTAGVGEHAAPVRAAALAGLERLGITIDPERNAGSGDRVISPDGSEVAVCVIGTDEEREIARAAREVTDRG
- a CDS encoding zinc-binding dehydrogenase encodes the protein MPIMRAAFASSFDDANPLAALTVGERPEPAHHGDDWVTIQVTASSLNHHDLWSLRGVGLRAEQLPMILGCDATGVDPDGTPVVVYPVIPTPSDPRGISILSEHFPGTLAERVAVPRANLLPLPTGLAATDAACLPTAWLTAWRMLTTRGRVDEAAAVLVQGAGGGVATAAVALAAAMGKRVYATSRDAAKRERVAALGATAVEPGARLPERVDLVIETVGAATFDHSLKSAAPMARIVVSGATAGYEPKVNLRRVFAMQLEILGTSMGTPDELAALLAFCAERGLRPVVDRVVPFTTVEEAFARLHSGDVFGKVVVDHAA
- a CDS encoding NAD(P)-dependent malic enzyme, producing MSSSTVDPADPVFRLHRGGKLAVASTVPLTSREDLSLAYTPGVAQVCAAIAADPRLADDYTWAGHTVAVVTDGSAVLGLGNIGPHAAMPVMEGKAVLFKQFGGVDAVPICLNTQDVDEIVAAVRALAPSFGGINLEDISAPRCFEVERRLDEALDIPVFHDDQHGTAIVVLAALRNAAALLNRKLGDLRVAISGAGAAGVAVTRMLVAGGVNPEQVVVCDSRGILGQHREGLTGTKAELAELTNGDGRRGDVAEALRGADVLIGVSGGQIPEAAVAGMAPGGIVFALANPTPEVHPRVAAQHVAVVATGRSDHPNQINNVLAFPGVFRGALDARATRITDGMKVAAADAIAGVVADSLAPEAIVPSPLDPRVAPAVAEAVAEAARRDGVTR
- a CDS encoding S24/S26 family peptidase, giving the protein MIEHDITCTPYLVEVNGMPAPPPCLPPAARWPLSAVLVTGPSMVPTLRHGDAVLVRRGDRGIRAGDVVVAVFRSRPDLLVVKRAVGPIAEGWWLVGDNPLITDDSRAYGGADIWGRVVARYWPRPRLLRRPGV
- the sodN gene encoding superoxide dismutase, Ni, with translation MRLPRILTPRVTASAHCDLPCGVYDPAQARIEAESVKMICEKYQANTDPEFRTRAILIKEQRAELVKHHLWVLWTDYFKPAHFEKYPHLHLLFNEATKLAGAAGAKGATDPAKADELLQKIDEISKIFWETKKA
- a CDS encoding anti-sigma regulatory factor; translation: MTPTTSQPASDDVVHLTVPADGGYLSVLRTATAGLAARLQFALDEIEDLRIAVDEACAMLLSIATQPAELECRFSVTEDALAVEVTVPTPRGARLPAESSFAWKVLTALTTSAAATTDSDRATISLLTRRVAG